TGGGCGCCCCCTCCCACGTCGCGCAGCCATGCTCTATCGTGCAGCCCATGACAATCGAACGAGCGTTAGGTCGCGGTGCCCGGCCCGCCTCAGGTCATGGAGTCGGGTAGGTCATGGACATCTTCGACCCGTCCATCTTTCCGATCCTCGCCGCCGACGGCCTGACCAACGGCGCGGTGTACGCGCTGCTCTCGCTGGCGCTGGTGCTGGTCTTCGCCGTGACCCGCGTGATCTTCATCCCGCAGGGCGAATTCGTGGTGTTCGGCACGCTCACGCTGGCCTCGCTGCAGCTGGGCCGCACGCCGGGCACGCTGTGGCTGCTGCTGTGCCTGCTGGCCGTCGCGGCCGCCATGGAGGCCGTCACGCTGGCCCGGCGGGGGCAGGCGGGCCGGGCCGGGCGGGTCGTGCTCGGGGCGGTGGCCTTGGGGGCGCTGGCCTGGGCGCTGGTGGGCTGGCTCGCGCCGCTGAAGCTGCCGCTGCTGATCCAGGTGCTGCTCACCCTGGCGCTGGTCACGCCGCTGGGGCCGCTGCTCTACCGCACGGTGTACCAGCCGCTGCAGAACGCCACGGTGCTGGTGCTGCTGATCGCCTCGGTGGCGCTGCACCTCGTGCTGACCGGGCTGGCGCTGGTCTTCTTCGGGCCCGAGGGCTCGCGCACACCCGCCTTCGTGGAGGGCAGCCTCCGGCTCGGGCAGGTCACGCTGCCCTGGCAGAGCCTGCTGGTGATCCTGGCCTCCGCGCTGCTGATGCTGGGGCTCTTCACCTTCTTCGAGCGCACGATGGCCGGCAAGGCGCTGCGGGCCACGGCGGTCAACCGCCTGGGCGCGCGGCTGGTGGGCATCAGCCCGGCGGCGGCGGGCACGCTGACCTTCACGCTGGCGGCCCTGATCGGCGCGCTGGGCGGCATGCTGATCGGCCCCTCGGTGGCCGTGACCTACGACTCGGGCTTCCTGATCGGCCTCAAGGGCTTCGTCGGGGCGATCATCGGCGGGCTGGTGAGCTACCCGCTGGCGGCGGCGGGCGCGATTCTGGTCGGGCTGATCGAATCTTTCGCCTCCTTCAGCCTGTCGGCCTGGAAGGAGGTCATCGTCTTCACGCTGATCCTGCCGGTGCTGCTGTGGCGGTCGCTGACCACCCGCCACATTCCCGAGGACGAGGAATGAGCGCGCCGGCGGCCCCTGCCCGCTCCGGCCCCTCGCCCCGCGGCCTGCTGACCATAGCGGCCGTGGTCGTCGCCCTGATCCTGCCGCTGATCCTGCCGGTCTTCCAGGTCACGCTGCTCACCAACATCCTGATCTTTTCCATCGTGGTGACCGGGCTGGTGCTGCTGACCGGCGTGGTGGGCCTGACCTCCTTCGGGCACGCGGCGTTCATGGGGGTGGGCGCGTACACCACGGCGATCCTCAGCACGCGGCTGGGGCTCTCGCCCTGGCTGGGGCTGCTCGCGGGCTTCGCCGTGACCGGCGCGGTGGCGGCCTTCCTGGGCCTGATCACGCTGCGGATGCAGGGGCACTACCTGCCGCTGGCGACCATCGCCTGGGGCATCAGCCTGTACTACGTCTTCGGCAACACGCCCGCGCTGGGCGGCAACACCGGCCTGACCGACATTCCCGCACTCTCTCTCTTCGGGCTGCGGCTGACCGGTTCCCGCCAGTTCGCGTACCTCGCGCTGCTGAGCCTGGGGCTGGTGGCGCTGGGCGCGCAGTTCCTGCTGTCGAGCCGCACCGGGCGGGCCATGCGGGCGCTCAGGGGCGGGCCGCTGGTCGCCGAGGCCTTCGGGGTCAACCTCTTCGCGCTGCGGGTGCAGGTGTTCGTGCTCTCGGCGCTGATGGCCTCGCTGGCGGGCTGGCTCTACGCCCACAACCAGCGCTTCCTCAACCCCACGCCGTTCGGCCTGAACAGCGGCATCGAGTACCTGTTCATGGCGGTGGTGGGCGGCTCCGGGCAGGTCTGGGGAGGGGTGCTGGGCGCCGGGCTGGTCACCCAGCTGCGCGAGACCCTGCGCGACGTGCTGCCGGGGCTGCTGGGGCAACAGGGCAACTTCGAGACGGTGGTGTTCGGCCTGCTGGTGATCCTGGTGCTGCAGTTCGCGCGCCGGGGCCTGTGGCCGCTGGTCGAGCGGGCGCTGCCGCAGGACGGATTGAAGCTGCTGCCCGCCGGCGCCACGTTGCCCCGCCGCCCGCAGCCCACGCCGGGAGGGCCCCTGCTGCAGGTCGAGCGCGCGGTCAAGACCTTCGGCGGGCTCAGGGCGGTGAGCGACGTGTCCTTCGAGCTCAGGGCCGGCGAGATCCTGGGCCTGATCGGCCCCAACGGCGCGGGCAAGAGCACCATGTTCAACCTGATCACCGGCGTGAACCCGGCGAGCAGCGGCGTGATCCGCTTCGCCGGGCAGGACGTCACGCGGGCCACGGCCGGGCAGATCCACCGGCTGGGCATCAGCCGCACCTTCCAGCACGTCAAGGTGCTGCCCGAGCTGACGCTGCTGGAGAACGCCATGATGGGCGGCTACGCGCGCGGAAAGGCCGGGATGCTCGCGAGCCTGCTGAGGCTCGAGCGCCGCGAGGAGGCCGCCCTGCAGCACGAGGCCCTCTCTCAGCTCCAGCGGGTCGGCCTGGGCGCCCAGGCGTACGCCCTGGCGGGCAACCTGCCGCTGGGCCAGCAGCGCATCCTGGAGGTGGCGCGCGCCCTGGTGGGCGACCCCAGCCTGCTGCTGCTCGACGAGCCGGCGGCCGGGCTGCGCTACGGGGAGAAGATGGAGCTGGTGGGGCTGCTGCGGCGCCTGCGGGACGAGGGGATCACCGTCCTGATCGTCGAGCACGACATGGAACTCGTGATGAACCTGGTCGACCGGCTGGTCGTGATGAATTCCGGCGAGAAGCTGGCCGAGGGTTCACCGCCCGAGGTGCGCGCGAGTCCGGCGGTGCGCGAGGCCTACCTGGGCGTGGACATGACCGGGGAGGGGGCGGCGTGAGCGCCCAGAGTCCGGCGTCCCCTCCCCTGCTGCTCGACGTGCGCGACCTGCACACCCGCTACGGGCGGGTGGAGGCGCTCTCCGGCGTCAGCCTTCAGGTGCCGCAGGGGCACATCGTCAGCGTGATCGGGGCGAACGGGGCAGGCAAGACCACCCTGATGAATTCGCTGATGGGCGTGCTGCCCAGCCGGGGGAGCGTGCAGTACGCGGGCGAGGCGCTGCAGCCCCTGCCGCTGGAGGCGCGGGTGGCGCGCGGCATCTGCCTGGTGCCCGAGCGGCGCGACCTGTTCGGCTCCATGACCGTGCACGACAACCTGACGCTGGGCGCATACGCCCGCCGGCGACAGCCCTGGAAGGGGGATCTGGACGGGGTGTATGGGCGCTTCCCCCGGCTGCTGGAACGCCGCACGCAACTCGCGGGTACCCTGTCGGGCGGCGAACAGCAGATGCTGGCGATCGGCCGGGCGCTGATGGGAAAGCCGAAGCTGCTCCTGCTGGACGAGCCCTCGCTGGGGCTGGCGCCCCTGATCGTGCGGGACATCCTGCAGATCGTGCGGCAGCTGCGGAGTGAGGGCGTGACCATCCTGCTCGTCGAGCAGAACGCCCGCGCCTCGCTGGCCATCAGCGACTGGGGCTACGTGCTGGAGACCGGCCAGGTGGGCCTCAGCGGCCCGGCGGCGGAGCTGGCCGTCAATCCGGAGCTGACGGCGAGCTACCTGGGGGGCTGAGCGGCGGCCAGGGGATCAGCGTGCTGGAGGCCCACAGGCAGGACACGCCCCCGAAGCGTCGCGGCCCGACTCTGTTCTATCCCGACCCTGCTCAATCGGCTGACACCAGCGCCGGCGCCTGATCATTCCCCGGCCCACAGGCCACGCGGTCGCGCCCCGACCGCTTGGCCTCATACAGCGCCGCGTCGGCGCGGGCCACCACAGCCTCAAGGACGTCCCCTGGGCGCGCCTCGCTGAGGCCCACGCTGACCGTCACGAGACTGGCCGTGCCGAAGTCGGCCTGCGCGACGGCCCGGCGCAGGCGCTCGGCCACCTCCAGCGCCTGATCCTCCTGTGCTCCCGGCAGCGCCACCAGGAACTCCTCCCCGCCCCAGCGGCCCAGCAGGTCGTCCGGGCGCAGCTGCCCCTGCAGCGTGCGGGCGACCTGCCTCAAGACCTCGTCGCCGACACCGTGCCCCAGCTGATCGTTGATCCGCTTGAAGTGGTCGACGTCGATCAGCAGGAGGCAGAAGGGCGCGGTGGCGGCCGCTGGTGGTTGGAGCCGTAGAGTGAGGCCCCCCAGAAGCTCGCCGAGCCGGGGATAGAGGGCGTGGCGGTTGTTCAGACCGGTCAGTGCGTCGGTGGCGGCCAGCTTCTGGGTGAGGCGCAGTTCATCCCGCCCCCGCTGAAAATGCTCGCGGTACCACGCCAGGCTGCACAGCGTGATCAGGGCGATGCCGCACAGCAGTTGCAGCTGGCCCAGCCGCGCCGGGGACGACAGCGCCGCCCCGCCCGCCGCCAGCACGGCCCAGGGCAGCAGGGTACCGGCGAGGTAGAAGGTGGCCGTCACCCCGATGGCGCGGCGGTAGTCCACCGTCAGGAAGGCGATGACGGACACGACGACCAGGAGCCAGTACAGATCCTGAAGCGCCGTGAGCAGCTCGGCGCCCCCCAGCAGCGGCGTGGCCACGGCGCGCAGCACGATCACCAGGCCGCAGGCGGTCAGGCCCACCCAGTTGACGGTCTCAACGGGCCGGCGGCAGGCCATCCACCAGATCACCCAGCTCGAGAGTCCGGTAAACATCGGGTTGGTCACGGTGGTGACCGGATCGGGCACGGCCCGGTAAAAATTCAGCACCCAGATGCCCATCTGGATGCCGATGCCCAGCACGCTGATGCCGATATACAGGCGGCGGCGCACCCTGTCCAGGTCGTCGTCGCCGGCCAGGCCGGTCAGTGGAAGGGAAAGGGCACGGGCCCGGCGGCGCTCTGGTCTCGTCAACACTCTCCCTCGGTGGCCGCGGCCTGGGTGACTGGGCCTGGGGCGTGGATGCTCGGTTCGGTCAGGGTAGCGCAGTGGGTCTGACAGGTCTCTGCCAGCGCCGCCCGCCGGCGAAACGGGCACCGGGACGAAGGGGCCGGCTGGTTCCAGAGGGGGTGATGGGCTGCAGGTCACGGGACGCGCACCATCAGCGCCCCTTCGCCTGACCCCGCCGGGTCGTGCCTGACCAGCTGGCTCATGATCGCTGACCGCGCCATGGGCCACCGGGCGGCCGTTCCATGACCGCCTCGGGCCCGCGTTCGCCCCGCAGCTTCGTCACCTCGCGGCGCCCAGGTGCGGCGTGCCCAGGGTAAAGCACTGCCGTGCGCGTTCAGCAGGGCCGCGAGGCGGTCGGCACGGGTGGCTGAAGCTGGGCGCCGCGCACTCTTGGCCGCGGCACCTCAGGTCACTGCCCCTTGATCCAGTCCACCTCCAGGGCGAACCGCTCGGCACGGTTGTTGCCGATGGTGAGGCCAAAAAAAATGACCCTGCTGGGGTCGAGCGGAGGCCCAGCGACCCGTTCGCCCGAGCGGGTCGCGCGCAGGGAGTTCAGCGGAATTGTCACCTCGATCCACTGCCCGGCCACGGTGCCGAACTCGTTGCGGTAGGTCACGCCGTTGCGGGTGCTCGTGCCCAGTTGAAGGGCGTAGCGCTTCCCATCGCCCTTGACCCGCAGTTTCAGGCTCGAAAATCCACTCAGGTCGAAGCGGCCTGGATTGGAACGGATGCCTGAGAACCCGCCGTTGTTCTCCAGCCGCACCTGACCCGTGAACAGCAGCACGCCCCCACCCACGCGCACCTGGCTGCTGGAGACGCCGCCCATCACCGTGTCGTTGCGGGCGTACCAGG
The sequence above is drawn from the Deinococcus koreensis genome and encodes:
- a CDS encoding branched-chain amino acid ABC transporter permease — translated: MDIFDPSIFPILAADGLTNGAVYALLSLALVLVFAVTRVIFIPQGEFVVFGTLTLASLQLGRTPGTLWLLLCLLAVAAAMEAVTLARRGQAGRAGRVVLGAVALGALAWALVGWLAPLKLPLLIQVLLTLALVTPLGPLLYRTVYQPLQNATVLVLLIASVALHLVLTGLALVFFGPEGSRTPAFVEGSLRLGQVTLPWQSLLVILASALLMLGLFTFFERTMAGKALRATAVNRLGARLVGISPAAAGTLTFTLAALIGALGGMLIGPSVAVTYDSGFLIGLKGFVGAIIGGLVSYPLAAAGAILVGLIESFASFSLSAWKEVIVFTLILPVLLWRSLTTRHIPEDEE
- a CDS encoding ABC transporter permease subunit, whose translation is MSAPAAPARSGPSPRGLLTIAAVVVALILPLILPVFQVTLLTNILIFSIVVTGLVLLTGVVGLTSFGHAAFMGVGAYTTAILSTRLGLSPWLGLLAGFAVTGAVAAFLGLITLRMQGHYLPLATIAWGISLYYVFGNTPALGGNTGLTDIPALSLFGLRLTGSRQFAYLALLSLGLVALGAQFLLSSRTGRAMRALRGGPLVAEAFGVNLFALRVQVFVLSALMASLAGWLYAHNQRFLNPTPFGLNSGIEYLFMAVVGGSGQVWGGVLGAGLVTQLRETLRDVLPGLLGQQGNFETVVFGLLVILVLQFARRGLWPLVERALPQDGLKLLPAGATLPRRPQPTPGGPLLQVERAVKTFGGLRAVSDVSFELRAGEILGLIGPNGAGKSTMFNLITGVNPASSGVIRFAGQDVTRATAGQIHRLGISRTFQHVKVLPELTLLENAMMGGYARGKAGMLASLLRLERREEAALQHEALSQLQRVGLGAQAYALAGNLPLGQQRILEVARALVGDPSLLLLDEPAAGLRYGEKMELVGLLRRLRDEGITVLIVEHDMELVMNLVDRLVVMNSGEKLAEGSPPEVRASPAVREAYLGVDMTGEGAA
- a CDS encoding CIA30 family protein, with protein sequence MKLPALAVALLSGVASSSTLLDFTPGEPTWYARNDTVMGGVSSSQVRVGGGVLLFTGQVRLENNGGFSGIRSNPGRFDLSGFSSLKLRVKGDGKRYALQLGTSTRNGVTYRNEFGTVAGQWIEVTIPLNSLRATRSGERVAGPPLDPSRVIFFGLTIGNNRAERFALEVDWIKGQ
- a CDS encoding ABC transporter ATP-binding protein translates to MSAQSPASPPLLLDVRDLHTRYGRVEALSGVSLQVPQGHIVSVIGANGAGKTTLMNSLMGVLPSRGSVQYAGEALQPLPLEARVARGICLVPERRDLFGSMTVHDNLTLGAYARRRQPWKGDLDGVYGRFPRLLERRTQLAGTLSGGEQQMLAIGRALMGKPKLLLLDEPSLGLAPLIVRDILQIVRQLRSEGVTILLVEQNARASLAISDWGYVLETGQVGLSGPAAELAVNPELTASYLGG
- a CDS encoding GGDEF domain-containing protein; its protein translation is MTRPERRRARALSLPLTGLAGDDDLDRVRRRLYIGISVLGIGIQMGIWVLNFYRAVPDPVTTVTNPMFTGLSSWVIWWMACRRPVETVNWVGLTACGLVIVLRAVATPLLGGAELLTALQDLYWLLVVVSVIAFLTVDYRRAIGVTATFYLAGTLLPWAVLAAGGAALSSPARLGQLQLLCGIALITLCSLAWYREHFQRGRDELRLTQKLAATDALTGLNNRHALYPRLGELLGGLTLRLQPPAAATAPFCLLLIDVDHFKRINDQLGHGVGDEVLRQVARTLQGQLRPDDLLGRWGGEEFLVALPGAQEDQALEVAERLRRAVAQADFGTASLVTVSVGLSEARPGDVLEAVVARADAALYEAKRSGRDRVACGPGNDQAPALVSAD